In Rhizobium glycinendophyticum, a single window of DNA contains:
- a CDS encoding carbon-nitrogen hydrolase family protein: MLISLYQMQPIPGDVPGNIGKIAQAAMAAAEMGAELLVTPELCTSGYAQGAAFEELAEGRDGAIVGALTEIAADCGLAICAGFPERDGNRVFNSAVLVRPDGTAEFYRKSHLYGDGERAAFVPGDEAPHVFDIGGIKAGMLICYDVEFPENVRTLALAGAEMVIVPTALPEGIISRRIADTVVPARAFENGVFLVYADLCGKENDLSYGGRSVILAPDGDELARAGMHETLLVADVDTTAYAEAKAQNPYFADRRPALYQLG; this comes from the coding sequence ATGTTGATTTCCCTCTACCAAATGCAGCCGATCCCGGGCGACGTGCCTGGCAACATCGGAAAAATCGCTCAGGCAGCAATGGCGGCAGCAGAGATGGGTGCGGAACTGCTGGTGACGCCGGAACTCTGCACCAGTGGTTACGCTCAGGGGGCAGCCTTCGAGGAGCTTGCCGAGGGGCGGGACGGGGCTATCGTTGGCGCCTTGACCGAGATCGCGGCCGATTGCGGACTTGCCATCTGTGCCGGCTTTCCGGAACGGGACGGCAATCGCGTGTTCAACTCCGCAGTGCTTGTGCGGCCGGACGGGACGGCTGAATTCTATCGCAAGAGCCATCTCTATGGCGACGGCGAGCGCGCGGCCTTTGTGCCGGGAGACGAGGCGCCGCATGTGTTTGATATCGGCGGCATCAAGGCCGGCATGCTGATCTGCTACGACGTCGAATTCCCCGAAAACGTGCGCACGCTGGCGCTGGCGGGCGCTGAAATGGTGATCGTTCCGACCGCGTTGCCGGAAGGGATCATCAGCCGGCGGATTGCCGATACCGTGGTGCCGGCACGGGCTTTTGAGAATGGTGTCTTCCTCGTCTATGCCGATCTCTGCGGCAAGGAGAACGATCTGTCCTATGGCGGACGCTCCGTGATCCTGGCGCCGGACGGTGATGAACTGGCGCGGGCCGGCATGCATGAGACGCTGCTGGTGGCGGACGTCGATACGACGGCCTACGCCGAAGCCAAGGCGCAGAACCCTTACTTTGCCGATCGCCGACCGGCGCTCTACCAGCTCGGTTAA
- a CDS encoding AI-2E family transporter, protein MQNTKAGSLESLGIPNRAPDPATNTRFTGRTILILIGVAVILKVGQEILVPLALALLLTFALAPIVSFLRKRSVPKIVAVIFAVVSAFSAIALFSFIVATQVTNLASNIPTYQRNIVEKVQALRDAGSGSGVIEHLSRVAERVGSELQINATAERERPDVPPSVDRDPMPVEIITRTNPIRTLGNLILPLISPFATAGLVVVLVVFMLLEREDLRDRFIRLVGLGDLHRTTAALQDAGRRVGKYLLMQLVVNTLYAIPITLGLWILGIPNAILWGLLTLVFRFVPYIGPVVGMVLPLFLALAIAPGWSLVLWVAALFATIELISNNVIEPWLYGSHTGLSPLAIIISAIFWSWLWGPLGLMLSTPLTVCLVVLGRHVPQFAFLDVLLGNEAVLEPHEKLYQRLLAGDPSEATDNAEEYLEDEYLADYYEKVGLPALLLAELDRQRGVMTDRQLHMFSANCRALVDNLSDIAEEEENEESPSLAASDGSDADGSGAIPSGKGRSVLCLGGRGEMDDAAAAMLGQVLEVEGASVRTGSHGDLIARATMPPRMEGVDTVVVAFLNGNSKAHARLSVRRIKRLRADLRVGIMIPLANGLDNPRIEPAEIGADFVCETLSRTIEQALTAAPPVLLQIPPRKASRPRARLVKAAV, encoded by the coding sequence ATGCAAAACACAAAGGCGGGCAGCCTTGAATCGCTCGGCATTCCGAACCGCGCGCCCGATCCGGCGACAAACACAAGGTTCACCGGTCGCACGATCCTCATCCTGATCGGTGTAGCCGTCATCCTTAAGGTGGGTCAGGAGATCCTGGTACCGCTGGCGCTGGCCTTGCTGTTGACCTTCGCGCTCGCCCCCATCGTGTCCTTCCTGCGCAAACGCTCGGTGCCGAAGATAGTCGCGGTGATCTTCGCCGTCGTGTCCGCATTCTCCGCCATCGCACTCTTCAGTTTCATCGTCGCCACCCAGGTTACGAACCTTGCCTCGAACATCCCGACCTACCAGCGTAACATCGTCGAGAAGGTGCAGGCCCTGAGGGACGCCGGCTCGGGCAGTGGCGTGATCGAACATCTGAGCCGTGTGGCGGAACGTGTCGGATCCGAGCTGCAGATCAATGCCACTGCGGAAAGAGAACGCCCTGATGTCCCGCCGTCGGTCGATCGTGATCCGATGCCGGTCGAGATCATCACGCGGACCAATCCGATCCGAACCCTCGGCAATCTGATCCTCCCGCTGATCAGTCCGTTCGCCACAGCCGGCCTTGTGGTCGTGCTGGTGGTTTTCATGCTGCTTGAGCGCGAGGACCTGCGTGACCGTTTCATCCGGCTGGTCGGCCTCGGCGACCTGCACCGCACCACCGCGGCGCTTCAGGACGCCGGCCGTCGCGTCGGAAAATATCTGCTGATGCAGCTTGTGGTGAACACGCTTTATGCCATCCCCATCACACTCGGCCTCTGGATCCTCGGCATCCCCAACGCCATCCTTTGGGGTCTTCTCACGCTGGTCTTTCGCTTCGTCCCCTATATCGGACCGGTCGTCGGCATGGTGCTGCCGCTGTTCCTGGCGCTGGCCATTGCGCCGGGCTGGTCGCTGGTGCTGTGGGTGGCCGCGCTCTTTGCCACCATCGAGCTGATCAGCAACAACGTCATCGAGCCCTGGCTCTACGGCTCCCACACGGGCCTGTCGCCGCTGGCAATCATCATTTCGGCAATCTTCTGGTCCTGGTTGTGGGGACCGCTCGGCCTGATGCTGTCGACCCCACTGACGGTATGCCTTGTGGTCCTCGGCCGGCACGTGCCGCAATTTGCCTTTCTCGACGTCTTGCTGGGCAATGAAGCCGTGCTTGAACCGCATGAAAAGCTTTACCAGCGCCTGCTCGCCGGTGATCCGAGCGAAGCCACCGACAATGCCGAGGAATATCTGGAGGACGAATACCTGGCAGACTATTATGAGAAGGTCGGACTGCCGGCCCTGCTTCTGGCAGAACTCGACCGGCAGCGAGGCGTGATGACGGACCGCCAGTTGCACATGTTCTCTGCCAATTGTCGCGCCCTGGTCGACAACCTCTCTGACATTGCGGAGGAAGAAGAAAACGAGGAAAGCCCGAGCCTCGCCGCAAGCGATGGGTCGGATGCGGACGGATCGGGGGCAATTCCAAGCGGAAAAGGTCGCTCTGTTTTATGCCTCGGCGGACGCGGCGAGATGGACGACGCCGCTGCTGCCATGCTCGGGCAGGTTCTCGAAGTCGAGGGCGCTTCGGTCAGAACCGGCAGCCACGGCGATCTCATTGCTCGGGCAACCATGCCGCCCCGGATGGAAGGCGTCGACACGGTGGTCGTCGCCTTCCTCAACGGCAACTCCAAAGCTCATGCGCGCCTGAGCGTTCGTCGTATCAAGCGCCTGAGAGCGGATCTGCGGGTCGGCATCATGATCCCGCTCGCCAATGGTCTCGACAATCCCCGCATCGAACCCGCCGAGATCGGGGCGGATTTCGTCTGCGAGACCTTGTCTCGAACCATCGAGCAAGCTCTCACGGCAGCTCCTCCCGTGTTGCTGCAGATCCCGCCGCGCAAGGCGTCTCGCCCACGCGCGCGGCTCGTCAAGGCAGCCGTCTGA
- a CDS encoding phosphatase PAP2 family protein: MQRIKHHITRIASSTERRVWMTALVAALVAYFLFELTGEVLEGETRAFDEGVLLMLRDTTDLGMPVGPAWLTKMMVDITALGGVTVLTLLVTLVVVYLALRRKFRTAIFVTASILGGWGLSSAMKIGIARPRPEVVQHLVEVTDMSFPSGHAMLSAITYLTLGAMLSRIEEQPALRYFFPIVAVLLTLLIGLSRIYLGVHYPTDVVGGWAAGMVWACGSWFAARWLLGR, encoded by the coding sequence ATGCAGCGTATCAAGCACCATATCACGCGTATCGCTTCTTCGACGGAAAGGCGGGTCTGGATGACGGCACTGGTTGCCGCGCTGGTCGCCTATTTTCTCTTCGAGCTGACGGGCGAGGTGCTGGAGGGCGAGACGCGGGCCTTCGACGAGGGCGTGCTTTTGATGCTGCGCGACACGACAGATCTCGGCATGCCCGTCGGACCGGCCTGGCTCACCAAGATGATGGTCGATATCACCGCACTCGGCGGTGTGACCGTGCTGACGTTGCTCGTGACCCTGGTCGTCGTGTATCTCGCGCTGCGCCGCAAGTTTCGCACGGCTATCTTCGTGACTGCCTCGATCCTTGGCGGCTGGGGCTTGAGCAGCGCCATGAAGATCGGCATTGCCAGGCCGCGGCCGGAGGTGGTGCAGCATCTCGTCGAGGTCACCGACATGAGTTTTCCGAGCGGCCATGCGATGTTGTCGGCCATCACCTACCTGACGCTCGGCGCCATGCTGTCCCGCATTGAGGAGCAGCCAGCGCTGCGCTACTTCTTCCCCATCGTTGCCGTGCTCCTGACGCTGCTGATCGGCCTCAGCCGCATCTATCTCGGCGTGCATTACCCGACTGATGTTGTTGGCGGCTGGGCGGCCGGCATGGTCTGGGCCTGCGGTAGCTGGTTTGCAGCGCGGTGGCTGCTCGGACGGTAG